In Tachysurus vachellii isolate PV-2020 chromosome 1, HZAU_Pvac_v1, whole genome shotgun sequence, a genomic segment contains:
- the LOC132846473 gene encoding CD48 antigen-like isoform X1: MAMAMQLVFFLYMLVPITVCDDVFKLVNSSVQLDIPEHLDKSFDLFWTFNKGINIVRYIENSPTKVFDRYKDRVEFNEETYSLTLKNLQKSDSGIYEAKEFGERSVTVATYQLKVLDPVEKPVLTASLQSNDTCNVTLTCEAQKLSVTSHCYNDNCDMMEKKTSGHMFLSLSLYVSNNFIICNHSNPVSWKNTTIEIKHVKHLCPPEGVSMHTYCLV, encoded by the exons ATGGCAATGGCAATGCAGCTTGTCTTCTTTCTCTACATGTTGGTTCCAATCACAG tgtgtgatgatgtttttAAGCTGGTTAACAGTTCTGTTCAACTGGACATACCAGAACATTTGGATAAGTCCTTCGATCTTTTCTGGACATTTAACAAAGGCATTAACATTGTGAGATATATTGAAAATTCCCCAACTAAAGTATTTGACAGATATAAAGACAGGGTGGAGTTCAATGAGGAAACCTACAGTCTGACACTGAAGAACCTACAGAAGAGTGATAGTGGAATCTATGAAGCAAAAGAATTTGGGGAACGCAGTGTAACTGTCGCTACGTACCAGTTAAAGGTGTTGG aTCCAGTGGAGAAACCAGTCCTTACTGCTTCTCTCCAAAGTAATGACACCTGTAATGTGACTCTCACCTGTGAAGCTCAGAAGCTCTCAGTAACCTCTCACTGCTACAATGATAATTGTGATatgatggaaaagaaaacatctgGACACATGTTCCTTTCGCTCTCATTGTATGTTAGTAACaactttatcatttgtaatcatAGCAACCCAGTGAGCTGGAAAAATACAACTATAGAGATAAAACATGTGAAACACCTCTGCCCTCCTGAAGGTGTAAGCATGCACACTTACTGCCTggtctaa
- the LOC132846473 gene encoding CD48 antigen-like isoform X2, with protein sequence MAMAMQLVFFLYMLVPITVCDDVFKLVNSSVQLDIPEHLDKSFDLFWTFNKGINIVRYIENSPTKVFDRYKDRVEFNEETYSLTLKNLQKSDSGIYEAKEFGERSVTVATYQLKVLDPVEKPVLTASLQSNDTCNVTLTCEAQNLSVTSHCYNDNCDMMEKKTSGDTFPFLSLYVSKSFIICNHSNPVSWKNTTIEIKHVKQLCPPEGVSLHTYCLV encoded by the exons ATGGCAATGGCAATGCAGCTTGTCTTCTTTCTCTACATGTTGGTTCCAATCACAG tgtgtgatgatgtttttAAGCTGGTTAACAGTTCTGTTCAACTGGACATACCAGAACATTTGGATAAGTCCTTCGATCTTTTCTGGACATTTAACAAAGGCATTAACATTGTGAGATATATTGAAAATTCCCCAACTAAAGTATTTGACAGATATAAAGACAGGGTGGAGTTCAATGAGGAAACCTACAGTCTGACACTGAAGAACCTACAGAAGAGTGATAGTGGAATCTATGAAGCAAAAGAATTTGGGGAACGCAGTGTAACTGTCGCTACGTACCAGTTAAAGGTGTTGG aTCCAGTGGAGAAACCAGTACTTACTGCTTCTCTCCAAAGTAATGACACCTGTAATGTGACTCTCACCTGTGAAGCTCAGAATCTCTCAGTAACCTCTCACTGCTACAATGATAATTGTGATatgatggaaaagaaaacatctgGAGACACGTTTCCTTTCCTCTCACTGTATGTTAGTAAAagttttatcatttgtaatcatAGCAACCCAGTGAGCTGGAAAAATACAACTATAGAGATAAAACATGTGAAACAACTCTGCCCTCCTGAAGGTGTAAGCTTGCACACTTACTGCCTggtctaa
- the LOC132846620 gene encoding CD48 antigen-like encodes MAMAMQLVFFLYMLVPITVCDDVFKLVNSSVQLDIPEHLDKSFDLFWTFNKGINIVRYIENSPTKVFDRYKDRVEFNEETYSLTLKNLQKSDSGIYEAKEFAYRSVTVATYQLKVLDPVEKPVLTASLQSNDTCNVTLTCEAQNLSVTSHCYNDNCDMMEKKTSGDTFPFLSLYVSKSFIICNHSNPVSWKNTTIEIKHVKQLCPPEGVSLHTYCLV; translated from the exons ATGGCAATGGCAATGCAGCTTGTCTTCTTTCTCTACATGTTGGTTCCAATCACAG tgtgtgatgatgtttttAAGCTGGTTAACAGTTCTGTTCAACTGGACATACCAGAACATTTGGATAAGTCCTTCGATCTTTTCTGGACATTTAACAAAGGCATTAACATTGTGAGATATATTGAAAATTCCCCAACTAAAGTATTTGACAGATATAAAGACAGGGTGGAGTTCAATGAGGAAACCTACAGTCTGACACTGAAGAACCTACAGAAGAGTGATAGTGGAATCTATGAAGCAAAAGAATTTGCGTACCGCAGTGTAACTGTCGCTACGTACCAGTTAAAGGTGTTGG aTCCAGTGGAGAAACCAGTACTTACTGCTTCTCTCCAAAGTAATGACACCTGTAATGTGACTCTCACCTGTGAAGCTCAGAATCTCTCAGTAACCTCTCACTGCTACAATGATAATTGTGATatgatggaaaagaaaacatctgGAGACACGTTTCCTTTCCTCTCACTGTATGTTAGTAAAagttttatcatttgtaatcatAGCAACCCAGTGAGCTGGAAAAATACAACTATAGAGATAAAACATGTGAAACAACTCTGCCCTCCTGAAGGTGTAAGCTTGCACACTTACTGCCTggtctaa